The Nocardioides sp. S5 genome includes a window with the following:
- a CDS encoding FAD/NAD(P)-binding protein has protein sequence MGTNEGHRRVVVVGAGAGGTLVATHLVTALSSRFSVELVDPAPTTGRGQAYSTTDERHLLNVPASGMSAFPRDPEHFLRWLRTHHDPGFQPHDFAPRAVFGRYVEGLLATASEFPGNARLLRRHADVVDVAGSGTGFVVELSDGERLEARAVVLATGSRPGTGWAPAELAADPRLVADPWTQGIPEVGDVLLLGAGLTMVDLAISADRPGRTLHVVSRTDAVPEPHVLPTTPPVPPPPGVTRTEGLDALRATLGDHVAQTVTATGDWRAAIDGLRPVTAQLWRGLSEADKRRFLAEDARRWDVHRHRMAPVTARRLGAVAESGRLVRHRGTIAGVRAGDDALHVTLDDGTELAVAAVVNCTGPVGSIADPLLTRLARTGLVRPGPAGLGIDTADDGRVLGTLPVTRPFLAVGSLRRGNLWESTAMPEIREQAYDVARSVTRALHGESRRRPVDPYGLTLSTDRRAARRYNAALGRLLRLQDGAEEGLRQAVEADPGFVQAHAALALLGHEWGTNTHWRASLRAAHRAAAERHLDDRESSFLDAVTTRLRSDEPTGAAALLRHVRLFPRDALAVSVAVPTVAFGGLTSGAQTAELVESLGRSYGDDWWYAGQLAFVRQDQERWAEAEDLASYALSVEPASGHAVHARAHVFYETGQHSAGLAWLDEWIRTRGPEANHRSHFSWHAALHELMQDDVEAVRRRYARELAPPAVSGSRVVVDSGALLWRGRVTGAWTDDLPVADVRDAAPEEWLVAPTTPFAAMHAAVLLAGTRDAAGLAGLAAHASASEDRVLRDVVTPLCHGLAQVVDERWDAAAATLTGVVRSMEPIGGSRAQREVVEDTLVHALAMAGRTTEAANLLDVRLSRRSSALDARRRAALAVAPVRR, from the coding sequence ATGGGGACGAACGAGGGCCACCGTCGGGTCGTGGTGGTCGGCGCAGGGGCCGGAGGCACGCTCGTCGCGACGCACCTCGTGACCGCCCTGTCGTCGCGCTTCAGCGTGGAGCTGGTCGACCCGGCGCCGACGACGGGGCGCGGACAGGCCTACTCCACCACCGACGAGCGCCACCTCCTCAACGTGCCCGCCTCGGGGATGAGCGCCTTCCCGCGTGACCCCGAGCACTTCCTGCGCTGGCTGCGCACCCACCACGACCCGGGCTTCCAGCCCCACGACTTCGCCCCCCGCGCCGTCTTCGGCCGCTACGTCGAGGGACTGCTCGCCACGGCGTCGGAGTTCCCCGGCAACGCCCGGCTCCTACGCCGTCACGCCGACGTCGTCGACGTCGCCGGCTCCGGGACCGGCTTCGTCGTCGAGCTGTCCGACGGCGAGCGCCTCGAGGCCCGGGCCGTCGTGCTCGCCACGGGCAGCCGGCCCGGCACGGGATGGGCACCCGCGGAGCTCGCAGCCGACCCCCGACTCGTCGCCGACCCGTGGACACAGGGGATCCCCGAGGTCGGCGACGTGCTCCTGCTGGGTGCGGGGCTGACCATGGTCGACCTCGCCATCAGCGCCGACCGGCCAGGCCGCACGCTCCACGTGGTCTCCCGCACCGACGCCGTGCCGGAACCGCACGTGCTTCCGACGACTCCCCCGGTGCCGCCTCCGCCCGGGGTGACGCGCACCGAGGGACTCGACGCGCTGCGCGCGACCCTCGGCGACCACGTCGCCCAGACGGTGACGGCGACCGGCGACTGGCGGGCCGCGATCGACGGCCTCCGGCCGGTGACCGCGCAGCTGTGGCGCGGGTTGTCGGAGGCCGACAAGCGGCGCTTCCTGGCCGAGGACGCCCGCAGGTGGGACGTGCACCGCCACCGGATGGCACCGGTCACCGCGCGTCGCCTCGGCGCGGTCGCGGAGTCCGGTCGCCTGGTCAGGCATCGCGGCACCATCGCCGGCGTACGCGCCGGGGACGACGCGCTCCACGTCACCCTCGACGACGGCACCGAGCTGGCCGTGGCGGCCGTGGTCAACTGCACCGGTCCGGTCGGCTCCATCGCCGACCCGCTCCTCACGCGCTTGGCCCGCACCGGCCTGGTGCGCCCCGGTCCGGCCGGGCTCGGCATCGACACCGCGGACGACGGGCGCGTCCTGGGCACCCTGCCGGTCACGCGGCCGTTCCTCGCGGTCGGCTCGCTGCGGCGAGGCAACCTCTGGGAGTCCACGGCGATGCCGGAGATCCGCGAGCAGGCCTACGACGTCGCACGCTCGGTCACCCGCGCGCTGCACGGCGAGTCGCGCCGACGCCCGGTCGACCCCTACGGCCTCACCCTCTCCACCGACCGGCGTGCCGCCCGTCGCTACAACGCCGCGCTCGGCCGCCTGCTGCGCCTCCAGGACGGCGCCGAGGAGGGTCTGCGACAGGCAGTTGAGGCCGACCCCGGCTTCGTGCAGGCGCACGCCGCACTGGCGCTCCTCGGGCACGAGTGGGGCACGAACACGCACTGGCGCGCCTCGCTGCGGGCCGCGCACCGCGCCGCTGCCGAGCGCCACCTCGACGACCGCGAGAGCTCCTTCCTCGACGCCGTGACCACCCGGTTGCGCTCCGACGAGCCCACCGGCGCCGCGGCCCTGCTGCGACACGTACGCCTCTTCCCCCGCGATGCGCTCGCCGTCAGCGTCGCGGTGCCGACCGTCGCCTTCGGCGGCCTCACCAGCGGCGCGCAGACCGCCGAGCTGGTCGAGTCGCTGGGCCGCTCCTACGGCGACGACTGGTGGTACGCCGGCCAGCTCGCGTTCGTCCGGCAGGACCAGGAGCGCTGGGCCGAGGCCGAGGACCTCGCGTCCTACGCGCTGTCGGTCGAGCCGGCGTCGGGGCACGCCGTCCACGCCCGGGCGCACGTGTTCTACGAGACCGGGCAGCACTCCGCCGGCCTGGCCTGGCTCGACGAGTGGATCCGCACCCGCGGCCCGGAGGCCAACCACCGCTCGCACTTCTCGTGGCACGCGGCGCTGCACGAGCTGATGCAGGACGACGTCGAGGCCGTACGCCGTCGCTACGCCCGCGAGCTCGCGCCGCCGGCGGTGAGCGGCAGCCGGGTCGTGGTCGACAGCGGGGCGCTGCTGTGGCGCGGCCGGGTGACCGGCGCGTGGACCGACGACCTGCCCGTCGCCGACGTGCGCGACGCGGCGCCCGAGGAGTGGCTGGTCGCGCCCACGACGCCGTTCGCGGCCATGCACGCCGCCGTGCTGCTCGCCGGGACCCGCGACGCCGCGGGCCTCGCCGGGCTGGCGGCGCACGCGTCCGCGAGCGAGGACCGCGTCCTCCGCGATGTCGTCACGCCGCTGTGCCACGGCCTGGCGCAGGTCGTCGACGAGCGGTGGGACGCCGCCGCGGCGACGCTGACGGGCGTGGTCCGCTCGATGGAGCCGATCGGCGGCAGTCGGGCACAGCGCGAGGTCGTGGAGGACACGCTCGTGCACGCGCTGGCGATGGCGGGGCGCACCACCGAGGCCGCCAACCTGCTCGACGTACGCCTCTCGCGCCGCTCCTCGGCCCTCGACGCCCGCCGCCGCGCAGCCCTCGCGGTCGCGCCCGTCAGGCGGTGA
- a CDS encoding aminoglycoside phosphotransferase family protein, producing MPERPVDLTAALDWASSEVGSPVVSSEPLEGGLTSTMLALRHADDSESVLRLMTNEPWRTHGADLTARERDAQLVLADTDVPAPVTLGLDTVGAAAGVATHVMSRLRGARPTAVDDGTLEAMADVLTTIHAVRPPQPFRAFQSWAWQAKWVVPEWSRHPESWRRAFDVLDGPAPSYEPTFLHRDFGHHNLLWSDGAISGVVDWVETSTGPAWLDAAHAASNLAVAYDVERALAFLEAYADAAGARGDAYWLVMDVVGFLPPPGRPPMFGRPEQLERLDDWLHEVVAQAG from the coding sequence ATGCCGGAGCGACCCGTCGACCTCACCGCCGCCCTGGACTGGGCCTCGTCCGAGGTCGGGTCTCCGGTCGTCTCGTCCGAGCCCCTCGAGGGCGGGCTGACCTCGACGATGCTCGCCTTGCGCCACGCCGACGACAGCGAGTCCGTGCTGCGACTGATGACCAACGAGCCCTGGCGGACGCACGGCGCGGACCTCACCGCGCGCGAGCGGGACGCCCAGCTGGTGCTCGCCGACACGGACGTGCCCGCCCCGGTCACGCTCGGCCTCGACACCGTCGGCGCGGCCGCCGGCGTGGCCACACACGTGATGTCACGGCTCCGCGGAGCGCGCCCGACCGCCGTCGACGACGGCACCCTCGAGGCGATGGCGGACGTGCTCACGACGATCCACGCCGTGCGGCCACCCCAGCCCTTCCGCGCCTTCCAGTCCTGGGCATGGCAGGCGAAGTGGGTGGTGCCGGAGTGGTCGCGCCACCCCGAGTCGTGGCGGCGCGCCTTCGACGTGCTGGACGGTCCGGCGCCGTCGTACGAGCCGACGTTCCTCCACCGGGACTTCGGTCACCACAACCTGCTGTGGTCGGACGGCGCGATCAGCGGGGTGGTCGACTGGGTCGAGACCTCGACCGGTCCCGCCTGGCTGGACGCGGCGCACGCCGCCTCGAACCTCGCCGTGGCGTACGACGTCGAGCGGGCGCTCGCCTTCCTCGAGGCGTACGCCGACGCGGCGGGAGCGCGCGGCGACGCCTACTGGCTCGTGATGGACGTCGTCGGCTTCCTGCCGCCTCCCGGGAGGCCGCCGATGTTCGGGAGACCCGAGCAGCTCGAGCGCCTCGACGACTGGCTGCACGAGGTCGTCGCGCAGGCCGGCTGA
- a CDS encoding IS30 family transposase — translation MLGGEAASRVGVPVTTARRWFREAGGVKQLPSRRPATYRRLSMLEREWIHAAMEREESIREIARSLSRSPSTISREIAKNLCNQNYGRPARDGRRRSTPWNYSPHLAQVGAERRARGKGRPAKLTLNERLRREVQSRLARKHSPEQIARRLRKKFPDQPEMWVSHETIYQSIYVQGRGALKRELAVCLRTGRAIRRPRRSGEARRGRIKDMVNISERPAEVEDRAVPGHWEGDLITGKENKSAIGTLVERTTGFLMLLHLPERHGAIEVQEAMIQTLAQLPDRLRGSVTWDQGIEMANHAQITLATDVKIYFCDPASPWQRGLNENTNGLLRQYFPKGTDLSGYHPDYLAYVANELNDRPRKRLDWDTPTEALTALLSKPTDPDGVALAG, via the coding sequence CTGCTCGGTGGAGAGGCTGCCTCACGTGTCGGTGTGCCGGTCACGACGGCACGCCGGTGGTTTCGTGAGGCTGGCGGTGTGAAGCAGTTACCCAGCCGCAGGCCGGCCACGTACCGACGCTTGTCGATGCTCGAGCGTGAGTGGATCCATGCCGCGATGGAGCGTGAGGAGTCGATCCGCGAGATCGCGCGATCCTTGAGCCGGTCGCCCTCGACGATCAGCCGCGAGATCGCGAAGAACCTGTGCAACCAAAACTACGGCCGCCCGGCCCGCGATGGCAGACGACGCTCCACGCCGTGGAACTACTCCCCGCACCTGGCACAGGTCGGTGCGGAGCGTCGGGCTCGCGGCAAGGGCCGCCCGGCGAAGCTGACGCTCAACGAGCGACTGCGTCGGGAGGTGCAGTCCAGACTGGCCCGCAAGCACAGTCCCGAGCAGATCGCCCGGCGGCTGCGTAAGAAGTTCCCCGACCAGCCGGAGATGTGGGTGTCACACGAGACGATCTACCAGTCGATCTACGTCCAGGGCCGCGGCGCTCTCAAGCGTGAGTTGGCGGTGTGTCTACGCACCGGGCGCGCCATCCGCAGACCCCGCCGCAGTGGCGAGGCACGCCGCGGCCGGATCAAGGACATGGTCAACATCAGCGAGCGTCCCGCCGAGGTCGAGGACCGGGCCGTGCCCGGACACTGGGAGGGCGACCTGATCACCGGCAAGGAGAACAAGTCCGCGATCGGCACCCTGGTCGAGCGGACCACGGGCTTCCTGATGCTGTTGCACCTGCCCGAACGCCACGGTGCAATCGAGGTCCAAGAAGCGATGATCCAGACCCTCGCCCAGCTCCCCGATCGGCTTCGGGGCAGCGTCACCTGGGACCAGGGCATCGAGATGGCCAACCACGCCCAGATCACCTTGGCCACCGACGTGAAGATCTACTTCTGCGACCCCGCTTCACCCTGGCAGCGCGGCCTGAACGAGAACACCAACGGGCTCCTGCGCCAGTACTTCCCCAAGGGCACCGATCTGTCCGGATACCACCCCGACTACTTGGCCTACGTCGCGAACGAGCTCAACGACCGACCACGCAAACGTCTGGACTGGGACACCCCCACCGAAGCCCTCACCGCCCTACTGTCGAAACCAACAGATCCAGACGGTGTTGCGCTAGCAGGTTGA
- a CDS encoding LLM class flavin-dependent oxidoreductase, producing MKKIGFLNFGHWTDSPQSAVRSASDTLLQSIDLAVAAEELGADGAYFRVHHFARQLASPFPLLAAVGARTSRIEIGTGVIDMRYENPLYMAEDAGSADLISGGRLQLGISRGSPEQVIEGWRYFGYAPAEGEDQADMARRHTEVLLQVLEGEGFAQPNPRPMFPNPPGLLRIEPHSPGLRERIWWGAASDATARWAAEKGMHLMSSTLKADETGEPFHVQQRKQIEVYREAWKAAGHEGEPRVSVSRSVMPITTDLDRMYFGREGASTDQFGQIEANLRAVFGKTYAAEPEILVKELADDEAIAAADTLLLTVPNQLGVDYNAHVLETVLTQVAPDLGWR from the coding sequence ATGAAGAAGATCGGGTTCCTGAACTTCGGCCACTGGACCGACTCGCCGCAGTCGGCCGTGCGCTCGGCCTCCGACACGCTGCTGCAGTCGATCGACCTCGCGGTGGCGGCCGAGGAGCTGGGTGCGGACGGCGCCTACTTCCGCGTGCACCACTTCGCGCGGCAGCTCGCCTCGCCGTTCCCCCTGCTCGCCGCGGTCGGCGCGCGCACCAGCCGCATCGAGATCGGCACGGGCGTGATCGACATGCGCTACGAGAACCCGCTCTACATGGCCGAGGACGCCGGCTCCGCCGACCTCATCTCCGGTGGCCGCCTCCAGCTCGGCATCAGCCGCGGATCACCGGAGCAGGTCATCGAGGGGTGGCGCTACTTCGGCTACGCCCCCGCCGAGGGCGAGGACCAGGCCGACATGGCGCGCCGCCACACCGAGGTGCTGCTCCAGGTGCTGGAGGGGGAGGGGTTCGCCCAGCCCAACCCGCGCCCGATGTTCCCCAACCCGCCCGGGCTGCTGCGCATCGAGCCGCACTCGCCGGGCCTGCGGGAGCGCATCTGGTGGGGTGCTGCCTCCGACGCCACCGCGCGCTGGGCGGCGGAGAAGGGCATGCACCTGATGAGCTCGACGCTCAAGGCGGACGAGACCGGCGAGCCCTTCCACGTGCAGCAGCGCAAGCAGATCGAGGTCTACCGCGAGGCGTGGAAGGCGGCCGGCCACGAGGGCGAGCCGCGCGTGTCGGTGAGCCGCTCCGTCATGCCGATCACCACCGACCTCGACCGGATGTACTTCGGCCGCGAGGGCGCCAGCACCGACCAGTTCGGCCAGATCGAGGCCAACCTCCGCGCGGTCTTCGGCAAGACGTACGCCGCCGAGCCGGAGATCCTGGTCAAGGAGCTCGCCGACGACGAGGCGATCGCCGCGGCCGACACCCTGCTGCTGACGGTGCCCAACCAGCTCGGCGTCGACTACAACGCCCACGTGCTCGAGACCGTGCTGACCCAGGTCGCCCCGGACCTCGGCTGGCGCTGA
- a CDS encoding LLM class F420-dependent oxidoreductase produces MTRFGYTLMTEQSGPRELVSYAVAAERVGFDFEVMSDHYSPWLTEQGHAPYAWTVLGAVAQATSDVGLMTYVTCPTLRYHPAVVAQKAATLQLLAEGRFTLGLGSGENLNEHVVGEGWPAIAERQDMLAEAIEVIRALHTGELTDHRGDFFQVDSARIWDVPEHGVAIGVAVAGDRAIARFAPLADHLVAVEPKAEIVESWNDAEGAPRIGTDARAIGQIPICWDPDRDAAIARAHEQFRWFAGGWSVNADLPTPAGFSAATTFVRPEDVADSIPCGPDLDAIVEAVSAYWGAGFTDVALVQVGDEGQDRFLDEAAGPLLEKLRAAAPS; encoded by the coding sequence ATGACGCGTTTCGGGTACACGTTGATGACCGAGCAGAGCGGTCCGCGCGAGCTGGTGTCGTACGCCGTCGCCGCCGAGCGGGTCGGCTTCGACTTCGAGGTGATGAGCGACCACTACTCCCCGTGGCTCACCGAGCAGGGGCACGCGCCGTACGCCTGGACGGTCCTCGGCGCGGTGGCGCAGGCGACCAGCGACGTCGGCCTGATGACGTACGTGACGTGCCCGACCCTGCGCTACCACCCCGCCGTCGTGGCGCAGAAGGCCGCGACCCTGCAGCTCCTGGCCGAGGGGCGCTTCACCCTCGGCCTGGGCAGCGGCGAGAACCTCAACGAGCACGTCGTCGGCGAGGGATGGCCCGCGATCGCCGAGCGTCAGGACATGCTCGCCGAGGCGATCGAGGTGATCCGCGCGCTGCACACCGGCGAGCTCACCGACCACCGGGGCGACTTCTTCCAGGTCGACTCCGCGCGCATCTGGGACGTGCCCGAGCACGGCGTCGCCATCGGTGTCGCCGTCGCCGGGGACCGCGCCATCGCGCGATTCGCCCCGCTGGCCGACCACCTCGTCGCGGTGGAGCCGAAGGCCGAGATCGTCGAGTCGTGGAACGACGCCGAGGGCGCCCCGCGCATCGGCACCGACGCCCGCGCGATCGGACAGATCCCGATCTGCTGGGACCCCGACCGGGACGCGGCGATCGCCCGGGCGCACGAGCAGTTCCGCTGGTTCGCCGGCGGCTGGTCGGTCAACGCCGACCTCCCGACACCGGCCGGGTTCTCCGCCGCGACCACCTTCGTGCGGCCCGAGGACGTGGCCGACTCGATCCCCTGCGGGCCCGACCTCGACGCGATCGTCGAGGCCGTGTCGGCCTACTGGGGAGCGGGCTTCACCGACGTCGCCCTCGTGCAGGTGGGTGACGAGGGGCAGGACCGCTTCCTCGACGAGGCGGCCGGCCCGCTGCTGGAGAAGCTGCGGGCGGCCGCCCCGTCCTGA
- a CDS encoding SDR family oxidoreductase, with product MSRPVVVVVGAGPGVSGSVARRFAEEGYDVALLGQDQEVIDALVPDLEARGATVGHAVADVTDEQAARDAVRRFGEHTGRIDVLHFNPSAWREADPLALTVAELLEDVALGVGALLTVVQAARPYLSAGARISVTGSMAADEPWSGAASLGVQKAGVRNLVHSLDQALAPDGIRAVSVTVRGALSREGAFTPDRVADAIWSAVARDEDGWTSEVPYGG from the coding sequence ATGAGCAGACCCGTGGTCGTGGTGGTCGGAGCCGGTCCCGGCGTGAGCGGGTCGGTGGCTCGACGCTTCGCCGAGGAGGGCTACGACGTCGCTCTCCTCGGCCAGGACCAGGAGGTCATCGACGCGCTCGTGCCCGATCTCGAGGCCCGCGGCGCGACGGTGGGCCACGCGGTCGCCGACGTCACCGACGAGCAGGCCGCACGCGACGCCGTACGCCGCTTCGGTGAGCACACGGGTCGCATCGACGTGCTGCACTTCAACCCCAGCGCCTGGCGCGAGGCGGACCCGCTGGCGCTCACGGTCGCCGAGCTGCTGGAGGACGTGGCGCTCGGTGTCGGGGCGCTGCTCACCGTCGTGCAGGCGGCGCGGCCGTACCTGTCGGCGGGCGCTCGCATCAGCGTCACCGGGAGCATGGCGGCCGACGAGCCCTGGTCGGGGGCGGCGTCGCTGGGTGTGCAGAAGGCTGGCGTGCGCAACCTCGTGCACAGCCTCGACCAGGCGCTGGCGCCGGACGGGATCCGTGCCGTCTCGGTGACCGTGCGCGGCGCCCTGTCCCGCGAGGGCGCCTTCACCCCCGACCGTGTCGCCGACGCGATCTGGTCGGCCGTCGCGCGCGACGAGGACGGGTGGACCAGCGAGGTTCCCTACGGTGGCTAG
- a CDS encoding rhodanese-like domain-containing protein, protein MASLDDVQSSHPTRRPTSRLAALASVAVLLVGAAACGADDPAQPADSASTSAAESAAPIPAADALALVADGAEVIDVRTPEEFDAGHIDGAVNIDYQADDFADRVEELSRKASYVVYCASGRRATGAVEQMRDLGFTDVVNGGGYTDLAS, encoded by the coding sequence GTGGCTAGTCTCGATGACGTGCAGTCCAGCCACCCGACCCGTCGTCCCACCAGTCGTCTCGCCGCGCTCGCGTCGGTGGCGGTCCTGCTCGTCGGCGCTGCGGCGTGCGGCGCGGACGACCCCGCGCAGCCTGCCGACTCGGCCTCGACGTCGGCGGCCGAGAGCGCGGCACCGATCCCGGCTGCGGACGCGCTCGCCCTCGTGGCCGACGGGGCCGAGGTGATCGACGTACGCACCCCCGAGGAGTTCGACGCCGGGCACATCGACGGCGCGGTCAACATCGACTACCAGGCCGATGACTTCGCCGACCGGGTCGAGGAGCTGTCGCGCAAGGCGTCGTACGTCGTCTACTGCGCGTCGGGGCGACGCGCGACCGGCGCGGTCGAGCAGATGCGCGACCTCGGCTTCACCGACGTCGTCAACGGCGGGGGCTACACCGACCTCGCCAGCTGA
- a CDS encoding PLDc N-terminal domain-containing protein, with amino-acid sequence MAQKKSWGDMTPAQRKLVVVAGVVEVAVTAWCARDLKQRPAALVRGPKLLWAPALSVQPVGPIAYLLWGRKR; translated from the coding sequence ATGGCACAGAAGAAGTCCTGGGGCGACATGACGCCCGCGCAGAGGAAGCTCGTCGTCGTGGCGGGGGTCGTCGAGGTCGCCGTCACCGCCTGGTGCGCGAGGGACCTCAAGCAGCGCCCCGCCGCGCTCGTGCGCGGCCCCAAGCTGCTGTGGGCGCCGGCCCTGTCGGTGCAGCCCGTCGGCCCGATCGCCTACCTGCTCTGGGGTCGCAAGCGCTGA
- the paaZ gene encoding phenylacetic acid degradation bifunctional protein PaaZ, producing the protein MTRLLESYAAGRWFTSTAEGDPLLDASTGEEVARISSAGLDLGAMAHHARTVGGPAIRALTFHERALLLKELATHLTGLKDELYELSLRTGATRRDSMIDIDGGFGTVFSYSSKSRRELPNDVVVCDGDLEQLGRTGIFMGQHVYTSRPGVAVQINAFNFPVWGMLEKLAPAFVAGLPSLVKPASQTAYLTELVVRRIIESGILPEGSLQLLSGSAGDLLDHLGVQDSVAFTGSAHTAGILRQHPSVLHGGVQLQVEADSLNCSVLGPDVAPGDPEWDLFVKSVVTEMTAKAGQKCTAIRRVIVPAAVADDVTEAIRSRLTSTTVGHPDDESVRMGPLASLGQRQEVRKAVEALRSSCDVVLDEGEVAGDAERGAFMSPVLLRARAGAVEPHDVEPFGPVSTVMTYDSLDEAITLAARGKGSLVGSVVTHDPAVARSLVLGLAPWHGRILVLDRDDAAESTGHGSPLPMLVHGGPGRAGGGEELGGVRGVLHHMQRSAIQASPDMLTAITGRWTRGSQRNVTPEHPFRHSLATLAIGDTIVSEPRVISLEDIDHFSDFTGDTFYAHTDPEAAAQNPLFGGIVAHGYLIVSMAAGLFVDPAPGPVLANFGVDNLRFLTPVKAGDAIRVTLTVKQITPRSSADYGEVRWDALVVNGDDEPVATYDVLTLVAKEA; encoded by the coding sequence GTGACCCGTTTGCTCGAGAGCTACGCCGCAGGACGCTGGTTCACCTCCACCGCTGAGGGCGACCCACTGCTGGACGCCTCCACGGGCGAGGAGGTCGCGCGCATCTCCAGCGCCGGCCTCGACCTCGGCGCGATGGCCCACCACGCCCGCACCGTGGGCGGCCCAGCCATCCGCGCGCTGACCTTCCACGAGCGCGCCCTGCTCCTGAAGGAGCTCGCCACCCACCTGACCGGGCTCAAGGACGAGCTCTACGAGCTGTCGTTGCGCACCGGCGCGACGCGGCGCGACTCGATGATCGACATCGACGGCGGTTTCGGCACGGTCTTCAGCTACTCCTCCAAGAGCCGCCGCGAGCTGCCCAACGACGTCGTCGTGTGCGACGGCGACCTCGAGCAGCTCGGCCGCACCGGCATCTTCATGGGCCAGCACGTCTACACCTCGCGCCCGGGCGTGGCGGTGCAGATCAATGCCTTCAACTTCCCCGTGTGGGGCATGCTCGAGAAGCTCGCCCCGGCCTTCGTCGCCGGGCTCCCCTCGCTCGTCAAGCCGGCCAGCCAGACGGCGTACCTCACCGAGCTGGTCGTGCGCCGGATCATCGAGTCGGGCATCCTGCCCGAGGGGTCGCTCCAGCTTTTGTCGGGCTCGGCCGGCGACCTCCTCGACCACCTCGGCGTGCAGGACTCGGTGGCCTTCACCGGCTCGGCGCACACCGCCGGCATCCTGCGCCAGCACCCGTCCGTGCTGCACGGGGGCGTGCAGCTCCAGGTCGAGGCCGACTCGCTCAACTGCTCCGTGCTCGGCCCCGACGTCGCCCCCGGGGACCCCGAGTGGGACCTGTTCGTCAAGAGTGTCGTCACCGAGATGACCGCCAAGGCTGGGCAGAAGTGCACGGCCATCCGACGTGTCATCGTGCCGGCCGCGGTCGCCGACGACGTGACCGAGGCGATCCGGTCGAGGCTAACCTCCACCACGGTCGGGCACCCCGACGACGAGTCCGTCCGGATGGGCCCGCTGGCCTCGCTCGGTCAGCGCCAGGAGGTCCGCAAGGCCGTCGAGGCGCTGCGCTCGTCGTGCGACGTGGTGCTCGACGAGGGCGAGGTCGCCGGCGACGCCGAACGCGGCGCCTTCATGTCGCCGGTGCTGCTGCGGGCCCGCGCCGGCGCCGTCGAGCCGCACGACGTGGAGCCCTTCGGCCCCGTGTCGACCGTGATGACGTACGACTCGCTCGACGAGGCGATCACCCTGGCCGCGCGCGGCAAGGGCTCGCTCGTCGGCTCGGTCGTGACCCACGACCCGGCCGTCGCCCGCTCCCTCGTCCTCGGCCTGGCCCCGTGGCACGGCCGCATCCTGGTCCTCGACCGTGACGACGCGGCCGAGTCGACCGGCCACGGCTCGCCCCTGCCGATGCTGGTGCACGGCGGCCCCGGCCGCGCCGGCGGCGGCGAGGAGCTGGGCGGCGTACGCGGCGTGCTGCACCACATGCAGCGCTCGGCCATCCAGGCATCCCCCGACATGCTCACGGCGATCACCGGGCGCTGGACGCGGGGCTCGCAGCGCAATGTCACTCCCGAGCACCCCTTCCGCCACTCGCTGGCCACGCTCGCGATCGGCGACACGATCGTGTCCGAGCCGCGGGTGATCTCGCTCGAGGACATCGACCACTTCTCCGACTTCACCGGCGACACGTTCTACGCCCACACCGACCCCGAGGCCGCGGCGCAGAACCCGCTCTTCGGCGGGATCGTCGCGCACGGCTACCTCATCGTGTCGATGGCGGCCGGCCTGTTCGTCGACCCGGCGCCCGGTCCGGTGCTGGCCAACTTCGGCGTGGACAACCTGCGGTTCCTCACCCCGGTCAAGGCCGGCGACGCGATCCGGGTCACGCTGACGGTCAAGCAGATCACCCCGCGCTCCTCGGCCGACTACGGCGAGGTCCGCTGGGACGCGCTCGTGGTCAACGGCGACGACGAGCCGGTCGCGACGTACGACGTGCTGACGCTGGTCGCCAAGGAGGCCTGA